From the Scophthalmus maximus strain ysfricsl-2021 chromosome 11, ASM2237912v1, whole genome shotgun sequence genome, one window contains:
- the LOC118299061 gene encoding uncharacterized protein LOC118299061 isoform X2 — protein sequence MFTNQQRLEPLPLQNVPVFKGDPLEYRLFARRWKMEWRRRLRGCSSGSALKWVSGSEVEHRGTFSFYSWCTRVDLRQPASLNSQQVKSAERRRDLKDPEQHLADYHRDLSDAPQVQPVQSQRQCFCSQEELEAQSYSINPTDSESLMQRHYTPEQRNRMDNAMQRVKKRDPERSRREIEEAKKEIRETRKRRREVPQHLRFQRYIIEVTDSDLSSDVDPPVGTGAPPGVPPSGGPPTVAAMPPQMVTPEVAPGLRERLFFLLVVIFIVCVLFYFMQLLPCRNVLPAP from the exons ATGTTTACTAATCAGCAGAGACTAGAACCTCTGCCCCTTCAGAACGTTCCCGTGTTCAAGGGAGACCCACTGGAATATCGGCTGTTCGCCAGGCGTTGGAAGATGGAGTGGAGGAGAAGGCTGAGAGGATGTTCTAGTGGGTCGGCTCTGAAGTGGGTTAGTGGCTCTGAAGTGG AGCACCGTGGAACTTTTTCCTTCTACAGTTGGTGTACACGAGTCGACCTAAGGCAACCGGCGAGTCTCAACTCCCAACAG GTCAAAAGCGCAGAGAGGAGGCGGGACCTGAAAGACCCTGAACAGCACCTGGCAGACTACCACCGAGAT CTGTCTGACGCGCCCCAGGTG CAACCGGTGCAGTCACAGCGACAGTGTTTTTGCTCCCAGGAAGAACTTGAGGCTCAAAGTTATAGCATCAATCCGACG GATTCAGAAAGTTTGATGCAGCGGCACTACACGCCAGAGCAGAGGAACAGAATGGACAATGCCATGCAGAGGGTCAAG AAAAGAGATccggagaggagcaggagggagatcGAGGAAGCTAAGAAG GAAATACGAGAGacaagaaagaggaggagagaggtgccCCAGCATCTCAG GTTCCAGCGCTACATCATCGAAGTGACGGACTCGGACCTCAGCAGCGATGTGGACCCACCGGTCGGGACAG GAGCCCCCCCCGGGGTCCCCCCATCAGGAGGTCCCCCCACGGTCGCCGCCATGCCTCCTCAAATGGTCACTCCGGAGGTCGCCCCAGGCCTGCGGgaacgccttttttttttgttagttgtgatatttattgtgtgtgttttattttattttatgcagcTTCTGCCCTGTAGAAATGTTCTCCCTGCTCCCTAA
- the LOC118299061 gene encoding uncharacterized protein LOC118299061 isoform X1, translating to MFTNQQRLEPLPLQNVPVFKGDPLEYRLFARRWKMEWRRRLRGCSSGSALKWVSGSEVEHRGTFSFYSWCTRVDLRQPASLNSQQVKSAERRRDLKDPEQHLADYHRDLSDAPQVQPVQSQRQCFCSQEELEAQSYSINPTDSESLMQRHYTPEQRNRMDNAMQRVKKRDPERSRREIEEAKKEIRETRKRRREVPQHLRFQRYIIEVTDSDLSSDVDPPVGTGGPPRVPPSGAPPGVPPSGGPPTVAAMPPQMVTPEVAPGLRERLFFLLVVIFIVCVLFYFMQLLPCRNVLPAP from the exons ATGTTTACTAATCAGCAGAGACTAGAACCTCTGCCCCTTCAGAACGTTCCCGTGTTCAAGGGAGACCCACTGGAATATCGGCTGTTCGCCAGGCGTTGGAAGATGGAGTGGAGGAGAAGGCTGAGAGGATGTTCTAGTGGGTCGGCTCTGAAGTGGGTTAGTGGCTCTGAAGTGG AGCACCGTGGAACTTTTTCCTTCTACAGTTGGTGTACACGAGTCGACCTAAGGCAACCGGCGAGTCTCAACTCCCAACAG GTCAAAAGCGCAGAGAGGAGGCGGGACCTGAAAGACCCTGAACAGCACCTGGCAGACTACCACCGAGAT CTGTCTGACGCGCCCCAGGTG CAACCGGTGCAGTCACAGCGACAGTGTTTTTGCTCCCAGGAAGAACTTGAGGCTCAAAGTTATAGCATCAATCCGACG GATTCAGAAAGTTTGATGCAGCGGCACTACACGCCAGAGCAGAGGAACAGAATGGACAATGCCATGCAGAGGGTCAAG AAAAGAGATccggagaggagcaggagggagatcGAGGAAGCTAAGAAG GAAATACGAGAGacaagaaagaggaggagagaggtgccCCAGCATCTCAG GTTCCAGCGCTACATCATCGAAGTGACGGACTCGGACCTCAGCAGCGATGTGGACCCACCGGTCGGGACAG GAGGCCCCCCCAGGGTCCCCCCATCAGGAGCCCCCCCCGGGGTCCCCCCATCAGGAGGTCCCCCCACGGTCGCCGCCATGCCTCCTCAAATGGTCACTCCGGAGGTCGCCCCAGGCCTGCGGgaacgccttttttttttgttagttgtgatatttattgtgtgtgttttattttattttatgcagcTTCTGCCCTGTAGAAATGTTCTCCCTGCTCCCTAA